GCGGCCTGACCTGTCGCTACCCCCTCAATATCACTCGCCGTACCTTCGTAGCGATCGGCGCTGATACGGCGGATGTACCACGTCCGCTGTTGTTTCTCGCCATCGTCATAGAGGAAGCGTTCGTTCAACGTCAGCGTATCGCCTACGACGTCGCCATTAATCTCGACATGGAAGCGACGCAGTTGTTTGCCGCTGCGACCCTGGACCATGCCCCACGCTTCCGTTTTCCCCTGGAAAAAATGGAAGATATCGAGTGTGGGCTGTTGGGGTCGGTAATCATTTATTTCCGCGCTACAGCCCACCAGCAACATCATGAGCGTCAGACCGAGTATCAGGATGCGTTTCATTTCCTGCCTCCCATTAACTGCTGACGCAGATCAGGGTATGTAGTGCGTGGGCTAAGCCAGATCGCCAGAAATTGCGTGCTGAACGCTTCTGACTGACGAGGTCCCAGGCGGATAAAGTTTTTTTGCGCCGCAGATGCGCGATACCAGAACTGGCCTTGCTTATTTTCGAACACGAAGGCCAGTTGCGTGCCTGATGCCACATCAGGCCAAAGTGACAGCAGCATGCGAAGCCACTGCTCGCTCTGCGGCTCACGCGCCAGAATGCCCTGCGCCTGCCACTGTTCACGGGTGGCATCGACCAGTGCCTCACGGTCGATATTGCGTTGATAGCGAATGATCAGTGCCTGA
This sequence is a window from Enterobacter sp. RHBSTW-00994. Protein-coding genes within it:
- a CDS encoding DUF3833 domain-containing protein: MKRILILGLTLMMLLVGCSAEINDYRPQQPTLDIFHFFQGKTEAWGMVQGRSGKQLRRFHVEINGDVVGDTLTLNERFLYDDGEKQQRTWYIRRISADRYEGTASDIEGVATGQAAGNAFNWRYSMNINTSGSTLLLHFDDWMYLQDGTHLFNKTEMKKFEVTVGTVTLFFTRKEQ